In one window of Nerophis ophidion isolate RoL-2023_Sa linkage group LG05, RoL_Noph_v1.0, whole genome shotgun sequence DNA:
- the atp5po gene encoding ATP synthase subunit O, mitochondrial, which yields MNSFLPVHMRTRYFCSRQLEEKMAALMLGQQARQFSTSVVRPATKLVKPPIQVYGVEGRYAIALFSAASKQKKLDQVEQELGKVNTLIKDPKFSSVVMNPIVKRSIKQKIFADALTKAKASPITMNLINVLADNGRLTKTGDVIAAFGKMMSAHRGEVSCTVTTAQPLDQASLAELKVALNGFIQKGETIKLETKSDPSILGGMVVSIGDKYVDMSTKTKIQKLTKLMKES from the exons ATGAACAGTTTCCTCCCCGTGCACATGCGCACTCGATACTTTTGCTCAAGACAGCTGGAGGAGAAAATGGCAGCACTCATGCTAGGACAGCAG GCCCGCCAGTTTAGCACATCAGTTGTCCGACCTGCAACCAAGCTGGTTAAG CCTCCCATTCAGGTCTATGGAGTGGAGGGCCGTTATGCCATAGCTCTGTTCTCAGCTGCTAGCAAGCAGAAGAAACTGGACCAAGTGGAACAGGAGCTGGGTAAAGTAAAT ACCCTCATCAAGGATCCTAAATTTTCCAGTGTGGTAATGAACCCTATTGTGAAGCGTAGCATCAAGCAGAAGATCTTCGCCGATGCCCTTACAAAGGCCAAAGCCTCCCCGATCACCATGAACCTCATTA ATGTTTTAGCCGACAATGGTCGTCTGACTAAAACTGGGGACGTCATCGCTGCTTTCGGCAAGATGATGAGTGCACACCGCGGTGAGGTGAGCTGCACCGTTACCACTGCTCAG CCTTTGGATCAGGCTAGTCTTGCGGAGCTGAAAGTCGCACTCAATGGATTTATTCAGAAGGGTGAAACGATCAAGCTGGAAACCAAG TCTGATCCATCAATCCTGGGCGGCATGGTTGTCAGTATCGGCGACAAGTACGTGGACATGTCCACGAAGACGAAGATTCAGAAGTTGACCAAGCTCATGAAAGAATCTTAA